The Microplitis mediator isolate UGA2020A chromosome 10, iyMicMedi2.1, whole genome shotgun sequence genomic sequence GAATTTAGCGGTAAAGTGATCAGCCATTCTCGTAAACAAAATGGACAACTTAAATTTTCGTATGTACTGTTAGTAAATATTTGCATGTATTCTGACTTATCAACTATAACTGTTGTATCATTGgcggtaataaaatatatttattatattactttaTGCTCAGTCCATTATTTTTCACTTAcagtgccccccccccccccccaaagATATCCCTCTGTAAGATATCATTTCCCCtcattttactattatttccCTTTAATTCAGTTTCCCCACTACACTCGGTGGAATTCACTTGCGCATGCGCTTGAGCCGCTACTATAAGTCAGCTGTTTACATACACATAGATATACTTATAAATAGTAATACTGCGCATgcttctatttttaatagctcCACCTTTTGAAAGTAGAAGGGGTACACAAGTTTATATATctattagggtgagccaaaaaaaccaccctatcgaatttatggcttaaaaaggacctatatatcgagaaaaaaattctcccactgggcaaaatttttagctcaattttaaaaggtgtcggtagccatttgaaatttcccatttaaataacatgcaaaaaaatttttttttattaaaaatattataacttttgaaccgtgtgagataaaaattcggctctagaatattcttgtagggcattaaatttcttaaaagaaagtcctAAGAGTCGattttgtaaacttgatatttcgtatacaaactggccatcaaagtctagagtaaacagaatcatacaaatttatggctttattattaaaaatatcagtactacgagaaaatttgttctacatgtattgcaatgaaatcaccaacaatatccacgttgtaacaaataatattttgttatcgatcacaataaaagaaaagtatttggaaaatccaaataaaaccttacacttgtatgattctgtttactctagactttgatagcctgttagtacacgaaatatcaagtttacaaattcgactccccggactttcttttaagaaatttaatgccctacaagaatattctagaaccgaatttttatctcacacggttcaaaagttataatatttttaatcaaaaaaaatttttttgcatgttatttaaatgggaaatttcaaatgactaccgacaccttttaaaattgagctaaaaattttgcccaatgggagaatttttttctcgatatataggtcctttttaagacgtaaattcgataggttagtttttttggctcaccctaatatgtatatatattagggtgattcaaaaaacaaacaaattttttttttcttccaaacaggttcaaaagtttcgtttagataaaaaaagacgcctgtgaaaataagagctcttaatattaatattaagaggttcctcattgcacttttctattttccataagaataacatggaaaaaattttttttacgtcttctgatttttataagtagctaacgatgcgtcataggaataattggcagacatatttttgtagagaattgaatgctctacaaaaaaagattcttatcatttcttgaggaatctatttgttcaataGTTATTTGAgattgaagtcgaattcatattaaattttgagattttcttacttttccggcgaaactatcagacttattacaaaatatcattggaccttttttgtagacaattttattccctagaagtttttttcataaaattttttcgaattccgcattgttttctaataattcttattttaatgtcatgctcataaaaaaaatagtcttctgatcgattttaagattATCTATAtaatcttatatatataataataagatataagaatatatatatatattagggtgtgccaTTTTAgggcaactttttttttcaacgcacTAATAGCTTTTATACTTGCAGGAAGATAAAATAAGAGCCCTTCCcgaaagtgattttggaatgttcaaaaaacatttaaaaaatgaaacttttcATAAAAGTTTGGGGGTATTCcatttaaattactgtaaaaaatcaccaatGAGAATCATTATCATAAAACTATCATCGTAATCAAGCAATGATGATTATTGTCGTAAATAAAaaccaagacaatttttttttctttctcaagTTATGCATTTATTtctgttttaatttcaattgtatttaaacatatataaaatgtataattatatatatacacaaaaTATAAGAATACAGAAGACCATATAAAAAGAGGTAATTGCGGTAAAGAACATATAAAAGAGATCATGGCATTTATTTAGCGTGAGGTCAATATGTAACAGTCAACATTTTTTTCGTGGTCCATATAGGTCaacaaagtaataaattaatgtccCCAGTGACCCAATCCATGACCGTATCCAGAAACGATGCTACCAGATGGTCCGGCTACTACAGCTGGCAGTGATACAGGCCCAGAAATGGCAGCATGTCCTACTGCTGGTCCAGCAAGTACGGCTCCGTGAGCacctagaaaaatttatagcaacaaatatttagtaattttgtttCTGAGTATCGTTATAGTGTAGAATTGAAATCGTCTTACCGTATCCCCAACCATGTCCGACTCCAtaaccaagaccaagaccatgTCCAGCTCCAtaaccaagaccaagaccaagaccgtGTCCTAATCCGTAGCCAGCGAATCCATATCCAGGTTCCACGACAGCAGTGCCACCGACGACGCTACCAGAGACAACAGATGGTCCAGCAACTGATCCAGTTACAACAGCGCCACCATCGACAGCACCGGATATTCTTTGTGGTCCAACAGCGGGTCCAGCAAGTGCTGCAGATCCAACAACAGGCCCAGAAAGTGCTGATGGCCCTAATACGGGACCACCAAGACCAACCCCGTGGTGGCCGTACAGAAGACCAGATGGCGCTGCTACAGCAACTGACGCAACACTGGCGATCAGAAGGATCACGATTTTGTTCATGATTACTTTAGTTTTGAGTTCTACTACTGCTTTGTCAAAGACACTTGGTGATATGATGCTGTCTAGAGAAATCCCGTCAGCTTTTATAGTGAGACAATTGCGTGGTATATCCTCTATCACGGGTTTCCTAAAGGGCGGGGCAGGACACGCCAAACATTCTTATTCTCGCCTATGTCTTGCTGTGAACTTATCAAAAATAAGTCACTCAGGACTCATTGTAATTGTGTCAGTTGTCATTGACGTATATTGCTAAGGTGTGACATACGAATAGTACAATACGTGTAATAACTTAATG encodes the following:
- the LOC130676149 gene encoding acanthoscurrin-1-like: MNKIVILLIASVASVAVAAPSGLLYGHHGVGLGGPVLGPSALSGPVVGSAALAGPAVGPQRISGAVDGGAVVTGSVAGPSVVSGSVVGGTAVVEPGYGFAGYGLGHGLGLGLGYGAGHGLGLGYGVGHGWGYGAHGAVLAGPAVGHAAISGPVSLPAVVAGPSGSIVSGYGHGLGHWGH